A single window of Leptospiraceae bacterium DNA harbors:
- a CDS encoding OsmC family protein has product MISYPISFHGVSEANSGMQNVWTVSSSNFETSCAVPKEFEGCGGTFSPEDFFLLSLQNCFIATFKVYAEYSKLNFDKLHVTSELIVDKNDNNKPVMKTLKLKIEITNPSDQRKADMLIKKTLDNGFILQSVNTEIIPEISIR; this is encoded by the coding sequence ATGATTAGCTATCCAATTTCTTTTCATGGAGTAAGTGAAGCAAATTCTGGAATGCAAAATGTATGGACGGTTTCATCCTCAAATTTTGAAACTAGTTGTGCTGTTCCTAAAGAGTTTGAAGGATGCGGTGGAACTTTTAGTCCTGAAGATTTTTTTCTTCTTTCTCTTCAAAATTGTTTTATAGCAACGTTCAAAGTTTATGCCGAATATTCAAAATTAAATTTTGATAAGCTGCATGTCACAAGCGAATTAATCGTTGATAAAAATGACAACAATAAACCTGTGATGAAGACTCTGAAACTAAAAATTGAAATCACCAATCCCTCGGATCAAAGAAAGGCCGATATGTTAATAAAAAAAACGCTCGATAATGGTTTTATACTTCAATCAGTGAATACTGAGATTATACCTGAAATCAGCATTCGATAA
- a CDS encoding HAD-IC family P-type ATPase, producing MLGEILSQDQIFLLEEETLQDALGMMQLHSPGFEKKEILFKEFLQSIQNPYNYVNDMILIPHVRVEKMKGIKAFLGIFPKGILVGENRIHILLLLATPKEKPSIHLQVLQGLSSLLPSIQNELLQCKSSKEVLEKFQSGESTVTLSFKNMTQKQVEFELQTSAGIGLTSEQAEERLNYYGYNEIKKVLGIPWYAKLLKNFFSFFAILLWIAALLCYIPGVDMPELGTAVFLVVFVNGLFSFLQEYKSDKAIEALSKMMVQQCKVIRNGKLTEIDANTLVPGDLISLEEGDVVPADARIVEAYEVEVDNSSLTGESTSAKRYKSDKEILVHGKFLWIELPNILFAGSSLIKGSVKAIVFGTGMNSEIGQIAGLTQAIKVEASPLQKELNRTVIAISILAFGIGISFLFLGWFFAGLTFVQAFIFFIGIFVANVPEGLLPTVTLALAMGVSRMAKRNAIVKNLSSVETLGCTTVICSDKTGTLTQNLMMVTEVYADSKRIEVKGSGYNPVGELWQGDKKLSRDDILRFTSLKELLTCAYNCNNARLETSGNDIKVIGDPTEGALLTLAKRAGLQGTAHRIFLNPFESIRKRMSVVIHNGNLGKNLVYVKGAPLEVLERCEFVLTKEGIIPMTEDLRDKTKLENDSMAKRGLRVLAFAMREFEQMDSDYSVDAAERKLVFLGLAALSDPIRPNVPAAIKACHTAGIRVMIVTGDYALTAESIGRQIGLGSGGILKVITGTEIAFMKEDLLSELLKEGECIFARVSPEQKLRIVTALQNLGEIVAVTGDGVNDGPALKKADIGIAMGLRGTDVAKEAAEIILTDDNFASIVSAIEEGRAIFENIKKFSAYIFNSNPQELIPFILWMLIPGFPLVMTVMGVLAVDVGTDLIPAMGLGIEPPERGIMEKPPRKKTDKLLSIGFVMRSYFVQGSILAFSCFATYYYFVYTSGFMKDGFSFLRLPQSPAKLNMDISTDFYLQSLTAFFFPTIATQIANVMCKRSWKTSLFSKDFLHSSVREGVLQRIRTWKIAHYSYSINIQYTIESINRNETIQVLSVLVKELFLFPMKLTLLTMSNFAKPLDGFIVRPTRFVLARVLERFPFLLNLVSNPLIIGGIIFELTLSYAFIYTDLRHVYFFKAVPWHVYLFAFHGMILLLVFEETKKYFRRKGYLLEWLG from the coding sequence ATGTTAGGCGAAATTCTTTCCCAAGATCAAATTTTCTTATTAGAAGAGGAGACTTTGCAAGATGCGTTAGGTATGATGCAATTGCATAGTCCCGGGTTTGAAAAAAAAGAAATTCTCTTTAAGGAATTTCTTCAATCTATTCAAAATCCTTACAACTATGTCAATGATATGATATTAATCCCTCATGTTCGTGTAGAAAAGATGAAAGGAATAAAAGCATTTCTAGGAATATTTCCAAAAGGAATTCTAGTTGGAGAAAACAGAATTCATATTTTACTTTTACTCGCTACACCCAAAGAAAAACCGTCCATTCATTTACAGGTATTACAAGGATTATCCTCACTTCTTCCCTCTATTCAAAACGAACTTCTGCAATGCAAATCCTCCAAAGAAGTCTTAGAAAAATTCCAGTCAGGAGAATCTACTGTTACACTCTCTTTTAAAAATATGACCCAAAAACAAGTAGAATTTGAGTTACAAACGAGCGCAGGTATTGGACTCACCTCAGAACAAGCAGAAGAAAGATTAAATTACTATGGATATAATGAAATTAAGAAAGTTTTAGGAATACCTTGGTATGCAAAACTACTAAAAAATTTCTTCAGCTTCTTTGCAATTTTGCTTTGGATAGCGGCTTTGCTATGTTATATTCCAGGTGTGGATATGCCTGAGCTTGGAACGGCAGTTTTCTTGGTGGTATTCGTGAATGGACTTTTTTCTTTTTTACAGGAATATAAATCGGATAAAGCAATAGAGGCTCTCAGTAAGATGATGGTGCAGCAATGCAAAGTTATCCGCAATGGAAAGTTAACGGAAATAGATGCGAACACTCTTGTGCCGGGAGATTTAATTAGTTTAGAAGAAGGGGATGTTGTTCCAGCAGATGCTAGAATTGTGGAGGCTTATGAAGTAGAAGTTGATAACTCCTCTTTGACTGGTGAGTCTACATCGGCTAAGAGATATAAGTCGGATAAGGAAATTTTAGTCCACGGAAAATTTCTTTGGATTGAATTGCCTAATATTTTGTTCGCGGGTTCTTCTCTGATTAAGGGAAGTGTGAAAGCGATTGTATTCGGAACTGGGATGAATTCTGAAATCGGACAAATCGCGGGACTCACGCAAGCAATTAAAGTAGAAGCAAGTCCTCTTCAAAAAGAATTAAATAGGACAGTTATCGCAATTTCCATTCTCGCCTTTGGAATTGGGATTAGTTTTTTATTTTTGGGTTGGTTCTTTGCTGGACTTACATTTGTTCAGGCTTTTATCTTTTTTATTGGAATTTTCGTAGCGAATGTGCCAGAAGGATTACTACCAACGGTTACACTTGCGTTGGCGATGGGCGTTTCAAGAATGGCGAAGCGAAATGCAATTGTAAAAAATCTTTCTAGTGTTGAGACATTGGGTTGCACAACTGTGATATGCTCGGATAAGACAGGAACATTGACTCAGAACTTAATGATGGTAACTGAAGTATACGCTGATTCAAAACGAATTGAAGTGAAAGGCTCTGGATATAATCCTGTCGGTGAACTCTGGCAGGGAGACAAAAAGCTTTCCAGAGATGATATTCTTAGATTCACAAGTTTAAAAGAATTGCTTACTTGTGCGTATAATTGCAATAATGCGCGACTGGAAACAAGCGGAAATGATATTAAAGTAATTGGAGACCCAACAGAAGGAGCACTTCTTACTCTTGCAAAGAGAGCAGGACTACAAGGAACGGCGCATCGAATCTTTTTAAATCCATTCGAATCCATTCGTAAAAGAATGAGTGTCGTAATTCACAATGGAAATTTAGGAAAGAACTTAGTCTATGTAAAAGGTGCCCCCCTTGAAGTATTAGAGCGATGTGAGTTTGTGCTTACTAAGGAAGGCATTATCCCCATGACGGAAGACTTGCGAGATAAAACCAAACTCGAAAATGATTCAATGGCCAAAAGAGGACTAAGAGTTCTCGCGTTTGCAATGAGAGAGTTTGAACAAATGGATAGCGACTATTCAGTAGATGCCGCAGAAAGGAAGTTAGTTTTCTTGGGGCTTGCTGCTCTTTCTGATCCAATTCGTCCAAATGTTCCAGCGGCAATAAAAGCCTGTCATACGGCAGGTATTCGAGTCATGATAGTTACTGGTGATTATGCGCTAACCGCAGAGAGTATTGGGAGACAGATTGGACTCGGGAGCGGGGGAATATTAAAAGTAATCACTGGAACAGAAATAGCTTTTATGAAAGAGGATTTGCTTTCTGAGCTTCTAAAAGAAGGTGAATGCATATTTGCCAGAGTATCTCCCGAACAAAAACTTCGAATTGTAACAGCCTTACAGAATCTAGGTGAAATTGTAGCCGTAACTGGCGATGGCGTTAATGATGGACCTGCCTTAAAAAAAGCAGACATAGGAATTGCTATGGGACTTCGTGGAACAGACGTAGCAAAAGAAGCGGCAGAAATTATTTTAACCGATGATAATTTTGCCTCCATAGTTTCAGCTATTGAAGAAGGAAGGGCAATATTTGAGAATATCAAGAAATTTTCAGCCTACATATTTAATAGTAACCCACAAGAGCTAATACCATTTATCCTCTGGATGTTAATTCCGGGTTTTCCACTTGTCATGACAGTGATGGGAGTTCTTGCTGTAGATGTAGGAACTGATTTGATCCCGGCTATGGGTTTGGGTATTGAACCTCCAGAGAGAGGTATAATGGAAAAGCCTCCCCGAAAAAAAACAGATAAACTTCTTTCTATTGGATTTGTTATGAGAAGTTATTTTGTGCAGGGCTCTATTCTTGCTTTTTCTTGCTTTGCTACATATTACTATTTTGTTTATACAAGCGGGTTTATGAAAGATGGATTTTCGTTCTTACGTCTTCCGCAAAGTCCCGCAAAATTAAACATGGATATTTCTACAGATTTTTATTTGCAGTCTCTTACTGCATTCTTTTTTCCTACAATTGCAACACAAATTGCAAACGTTATGTGCAAGAGGTCATGGAAAACATCCCTTTTTTCTAAAGATTTTTTACATAGTAGCGTAAGGGAAGGAGTTTTACAAAGAATACGAACTTGGAAAATCGCTCATTATTCTTATTCAATCAATATCCAATATACAATTGAAAGCATAAATAGAAATGAAACAATTCAAGTGCTATCAGTTCTAGTGAAAGAGCTTTTTTTATTTCCGATGAAACTTACTTTACTTACAATGTCTAATTTTGCAAAACCGTTAGATGGGTTCATTGTTAGACCAACTCGATTTGTCCTAGCTAGAGTTCTGGAGCGTTTTCCTTTTTTATTAAATCTTGTTTCAAATCCACTTATTATCGGAGGAATTATTTTTGAGTTAACTTTAAGTTATGCGTTCATTTATACTGACCTGAGACATGTGTATTTTTTTAAAGCAGTTCCCTGGCATGTATATCTATTTGCATTTCATGGTATGATTTTACTTTTAGTTTTCGAAGAAACGAAAAAGTATTTTAGACGTAAGGGTTATTTACTAGAATGGTTAGGATAG
- a CDS encoding electron transfer flavoprotein subunit beta/FixA family protein gives MKVVVLVKQVPDTETNIKLGDKSINEAGIKWIISPYDEFAIEEGIKLREKNGGEVIAVSVGPDRVQEVLRTAYAMGVDKAVHIKVDNYNTFDSIFTSQLIANFAKAEKADIILAGRQSIDTDSSQVPVQIAEELGVGHVVLAIKIEIAGTSAKITREVEGGTATVETSLPVVVTATKGLNEPRYPSLKGIMSAKKKPIDVKQAADLGNPAGKIEVVGLEPPPPRIAGRKLEAADAAGFASQLVKALREEAKVI, from the coding sequence ATGAAAGTTGTCGTGCTTGTGAAGCAGGTTCCTGATACAGAAACCAATATTAAACTCGGTGACAAATCTATCAATGAAGCAGGAATCAAGTGGATCATTTCTCCTTATGATGAATTTGCAATCGAAGAAGGCATTAAACTCAGAGAGAAAAACGGCGGGGAAGTGATCGCTGTTTCCGTGGGTCCTGATAGAGTCCAAGAAGTTCTTAGAACTGCTTATGCTATGGGTGTTGATAAAGCAGTTCATATCAAAGTGGACAATTACAATACATTCGATTCTATTTTTACTTCTCAGTTAATTGCAAATTTTGCGAAAGCTGAAAAAGCGGATATTATTCTTGCTGGAAGACAGTCGATTGATACTGATAGTTCTCAAGTTCCTGTTCAAATTGCAGAAGAGCTTGGTGTAGGTCATGTTGTTCTCGCAATCAAAATTGAAATCGCAGGAACAAGTGCAAAAATTACTCGTGAAGTAGAAGGTGGAACTGCTACCGTTGAAACTTCACTCCCTGTAGTTGTTACTGCTACTAAAGGTTTAAATGAGCCACGTTATCCTTCTTTAAAAGGTATCATGTCTGCTAAGAAAAAACCAATCGACGTAAAACAAGCGGCTGATCTTGGTAATCCGGCTGGAAAAATCGAAGTCGTTGGACTCGAGCCACCACCACCACGTATTGCAGGACGTAAATTAGAAGCGGCTGATGCAGCAGGTTTTGCATCTCAATTAGTAAAAGCTCTCAGAGAAGAAGCTAAGGTTATATAA
- a CDS encoding NAD(P)/FAD-dependent oxidoreductase, whose amino-acid sequence MLCIDKKTMDDYLILGSGISALSFGALMAHSGKKVRILEAHDQPGGYGHTFTQSGGKYKFNAQFHYVWGCGEGQLVNRVLKHIGLAIPFVRLDPDGFDRMRIPGYTLNIPANYETLIERLCVLFPENRKDFRSFFKAVQVISKGLGYLTKESTLYSINHWSSAIKALSFYGATLQEAFDHFHIPLPAQSLIASQWQDFLLPPNTLSFYAWLSLFDGYMNGAYYPEHHFESVIQGLANVIFKNGGVIEYEKEITSIEVKKGKVLEVLAQNTNNPLERSVYKAKEYVCNMDPKQTASMIGIEHFSKDVRKRLSYQYSPSNFMIYAVVSGVDLKELGFGKWNNFHSCDIDLNKSFRKMYYDFNYSSPSFALCSPTLMTEDNSDCPSDRYLVEILTVANYNYFKRLKITDIKKYKEAKSYIYNSILDVVEKEYIPNFRELSPFHVTGSPTTNERFCWSPEGHSYGSNLTPKNIGLGRLNYNSSLDNLYFCNASSGYAGFYGGFWTGARLFNHITMETI is encoded by the coding sequence ATGTTATGCATTGATAAAAAAACTATGGACGATTATCTTATTTTAGGAAGCGGTATATCCGCGTTATCTTTTGGCGCATTAATGGCACATTCAGGAAAAAAAGTTCGAATCTTGGAAGCACATGATCAACCCGGAGGTTACGGGCATACGTTTACACAGTCTGGTGGCAAATACAAGTTTAACGCTCAATTCCATTATGTATGGGGATGTGGAGAGGGTCAGCTTGTAAACAGGGTTCTAAAGCATATTGGTCTTGCAATTCCATTTGTGAGACTAGATCCCGATGGGTTTGATCGAATGCGAATTCCTGGATATACTTTAAACATTCCAGCAAATTATGAAACTCTAATTGAGCGTCTCTGTGTTTTATTTCCTGAAAACAGAAAAGACTTTCGAAGTTTCTTTAAAGCGGTGCAAGTTATTTCAAAAGGATTGGGATATCTTACGAAAGAAAGCACTTTATACTCAATTAATCACTGGAGTTCTGCAATCAAAGCTTTATCATTTTATGGAGCCACTTTGCAAGAAGCATTTGATCACTTTCATATTCCACTCCCCGCACAATCACTAATAGCCTCACAATGGCAGGATTTCTTATTACCACCGAATACTTTATCTTTTTATGCATGGCTTTCTTTATTCGATGGATATATGAATGGAGCCTATTACCCGGAGCATCATTTTGAAAGTGTTATCCAGGGACTTGCAAATGTTATTTTTAAAAATGGGGGAGTTATCGAGTATGAAAAAGAAATAACTAGCATTGAAGTCAAGAAAGGTAAGGTCTTAGAAGTTTTAGCGCAAAATACAAATAATCCACTAGAGCGTTCTGTTTACAAAGCGAAAGAATATGTGTGCAATATGGATCCCAAGCAAACTGCTTCTATGATTGGTATAGAACATTTTTCAAAGGATGTCCGAAAGAGACTTTCTTATCAATATTCTCCTTCCAATTTTATGATCTATGCAGTAGTTTCTGGAGTGGATTTAAAAGAGTTAGGATTTGGAAAATGGAATAATTTTCACAGTTGCGATATCGATTTGAATAAATCATTCAGAAAAATGTATTATGACTTTAATTACTCTTCTCCCTCTTTCGCTCTTTGTAGTCCCACACTCATGACAGAGGATAATAGTGATTGTCCGTCTGACAGGTATTTAGTGGAAATTCTAACTGTAGCCAATTATAACTATTTCAAGCGACTAAAAATCACGGATATAAAAAAATACAAAGAAGCTAAAAGCTATATTTATAATTCTATTCTGGATGTAGTAGAGAAAGAATATATACCGAATTTTCGGGAACTATCTCCTTTTCATGTGACAGGCTCTCCTACAACGAATGAAAGATTTTGCTGGAGTCCAGAAGGACATTCCTATGGTTCGAATCTTACTCCGAAAAATATTGGGCTTGGTCGGCTTAATTATAATAGCTCCTTAGATAACCTATATTTCTGTAACGCATCTTCCGGTTACGCAGGTTTTTACGGTGGCTTCTGGACGGGTGCACGTCTTTTCAATCATATCACCATGGAGACAATATGA
- a CDS encoding tetratricopeptide repeat protein has protein sequence MWIQIFSEIKIAFKALRILSKALALQNKKEYQKSIDYFKEGIAVAKQGSELSNYPLGILYYQIGFTYNKMDEYEKAYDCLRKAEKIFLDETGEYTLDLAENYAELGLARSGVDDYDSAIVYYQRSTDIYLELDFKNQLPLGWLYSNLGMCYRIKGRLEKSSEYLNKSIAIYEKYKEEKGLVLKLKADVSLNNSDYPQALKYRKELLEYRLRKYKSDSFEVMQCYSYISEAYIKMSDEKNAVENLEKVIRYRKENNIPDDSMIQVYYGLSRTYKIKQDYQKAIEYLKKSIAFAEENKDYSQKGLIEFYIDLGFLYQRASDLESSIKAYNKALVLLEKLPDKKRSFRFEIFYELAFLYEKKKERVKANYFFKSLIAIYDKDLWQDLPHIANTHRIYGEVWFERKNYKKAIEYLEKAQTLHLKTVTQNDIKAIATTASNYLNLSKSHCLQKENKKALENLLAGLSAFLNFTTYEESDLNKTWEEFEKDYLEKNKEFKSNREINFFLYYYKQIKLNFIDIFILHLRTISLTKSDFKQVIRFFEKYSKEKPRLSNWCAERIGILRELERNR, from the coding sequence ATGTGGATACAAATATTTAGTGAAATTAAAATAGCGTTTAAAGCTCTTCGCATTCTTTCTAAAGCATTAGCATTGCAAAATAAAAAAGAATATCAGAAGAGTATAGATTATTTCAAAGAAGGAATTGCTGTTGCAAAACAAGGTTCAGAATTAAGCAATTACCCGCTCGGCATTCTTTACTATCAAATCGGTTTCACCTACAATAAAATGGATGAGTATGAAAAGGCTTATGATTGTTTACGCAAAGCAGAAAAAATATTTTTAGATGAAACAGGGGAATACACATTAGACTTGGCTGAAAATTATGCTGAGCTTGGCTTGGCGCGCTCTGGTGTAGATGATTATGATTCCGCCATCGTTTACTATCAGAGGTCAACAGATATTTACCTTGAATTAGATTTTAAAAATCAACTTCCTCTGGGTTGGCTTTATAGTAACCTAGGTATGTGCTATCGAATCAAGGGCAGATTAGAAAAGTCTAGCGAATATTTGAATAAATCCATTGCAATATATGAGAAGTATAAAGAAGAGAAAGGATTAGTATTAAAACTCAAAGCAGATGTTTCTTTGAATAATTCTGATTACCCACAAGCGCTCAAATATAGAAAGGAACTCTTGGAGTATCGATTACGAAAATATAAATCAGATAGCTTTGAGGTTATGCAATGTTATTCATATATCTCTGAAGCTTATATTAAGATGAGCGATGAAAAAAATGCTGTTGAAAATTTAGAAAAAGTGATTCGTTACAGAAAAGAAAATAATATTCCTGATGATAGCATGATTCAAGTTTATTATGGACTTAGTAGAACTTATAAAATAAAACAAGATTACCAAAAAGCAATTGAATATCTAAAAAAATCGATTGCCTTTGCAGAGGAAAATAAAGATTATTCACAAAAGGGGCTAATTGAATTCTATATAGACTTAGGATTTTTATATCAGAGAGCTAGCGATTTAGAAAGTTCAATAAAAGCTTACAATAAAGCTCTTGTCCTATTAGAAAAGTTACCCGACAAAAAACGCTCTTTTCGGTTCGAAATATTTTATGAACTCGCTTTTTTATATGAAAAGAAAAAGGAAAGAGTCAAAGCAAATTATTTTTTTAAGAGCTTAATTGCTATCTATGATAAAGACCTCTGGCAGGATTTACCGCATATCGCAAATACTCATAGGATTTATGGGGAAGTTTGGTTCGAGCGTAAGAATTACAAAAAAGCAATTGAATACTTAGAAAAAGCACAGACTCTTCATCTAAAAACTGTAACTCAAAATGACATTAAAGCTATTGCAACTACCGCATCCAATTATCTAAATCTAAGCAAATCTCATTGTTTACAAAAAGAAAACAAGAAGGCTTTAGAAAATTTACTCGCGGGACTTTCTGCTTTTTTAAATTTTACAACGTATGAAGAATCTGATTTAAATAAAACATGGGAAGAATTCGAAAAAGATTATCTAGAAAAAAATAAAGAATTCAAATCAAATCGTGAAATAAATTTCTTTTTATATTACTACAAACAGATAAAGTTGAATTTTATAGATATTTTTATTCTACACCTAAGAACAATTTCTCTTACAAAATCTGACTTTAAACAAGTAATTCGTTTCTTCGAAAAATACTCCAAAGAAAAACCAAGACTTTCTAATTGGTGCGCGGAAAGGATTGGTATATTAAGGGAATTGGAAAGGAATCGTTAA
- a CDS encoding 1-acyl-sn-glycerol-3-phosphate acyltransferase, which yields MEFKKLLVNDKIETLVDRRRIFWDKLFLGSRIYFVWVYLYITYQMSKLAKKDKYHHEEFMLHGLYCYNLLEDVGAKFSIEGIDNLKKIKEEPVVFISNHMSTLETMVFPILILPFKKAIFVVKNSLLNVPLFGNCIKATKPIALGRINPREDLKAVMDEGITAIQSGTSVIIFQQGHRKPYFDHEHFSSIGVKLAQKAKVKILPIAIKTDFWGNGKMSLTRNFGPIRRKEKVHICFGEPIEIEGNGKDINPKIITFIQGKLLEWNHTADPNGV from the coding sequence ATGGAATTCAAGAAATTGTTAGTGAACGACAAAATAGAGACGTTAGTCGATAGGCGCAGAATATTCTGGGACAAATTGTTCTTAGGCTCTAGAATATATTTCGTTTGGGTTTATTTATACATTACTTACCAAATGTCCAAGCTAGCAAAAAAAGATAAATACCATCATGAAGAATTTATGCTGCATGGTTTATATTGTTATAATTTATTAGAAGATGTGGGTGCGAAATTTTCTATCGAGGGAATTGATAATTTAAAAAAAATTAAAGAGGAACCGGTCGTTTTTATTTCCAACCACATGTCCACACTTGAGACGATGGTGTTTCCGATTTTAATTCTTCCTTTTAAAAAAGCAATTTTTGTAGTTAAGAATAGCTTATTAAATGTGCCTCTTTTTGGAAATTGCATTAAAGCAACCAAGCCAATTGCATTGGGTAGAATAAATCCTAGAGAAGATTTGAAAGCAGTAATGGATGAAGGAATTACAGCAATTCAATCTGGCACCTCTGTCATTATTTTTCAGCAAGGTCATAGAAAGCCCTATTTCGATCATGAACATTTTAGTTCTATTGGTGTAAAGCTGGCTCAGAAAGCAAAAGTAAAAATTCTTCCTATCGCAATTAAAACTGACTTTTGGGGAAACGGTAAAATGAGTTTGACTCGAAACTTCGGTCCCATTCGCAGGAAAGAAAAAGTTCATATCTGCTTTGGTGAGCCAATCGAAATAGAAGGAAACGGAAAAGATATAAACCCTAAAATCATTACATTCATACAAGGAAAACTTTTAGAGTGGAATCATACAGCCGATCCAAACGGAGTTTAG
- a CDS encoding NAD(P)-binding protein, giving the protein MKIAIIGGGASGMLCAHLLNSKHDITIFEKDSILGGNIRTLNKNVKHSTLNEDIIIDNGVIEFAHNQFPTFFKIMEDLGVILSSFPGNGALYLHNGDYYLGRNLIKTKVKGLLSQSKEYLKLISLFPDLFLLQIKVKLKPKHIEEYTTGELFSRRILHCWMRSLAMYAHSVPYKEIDRYYPAELCMSLFKTYAFGTKWYTIHTGIYTYIEKILESFKGKIILKSKIQGVTRNENKVQIQMANGDLLIFDKIVFASTPDQILKLLKDSTSDEKKRFGAWKSHRIKTIIHTDNSLYAQYPLQYYSEFDIFESSKGDFGYNGYMNRIASLNMNTSYFMGYNIEKLISPKKILHKQIHTTPFYTVEAMRYRKEIKITNGENNTCYAGAYLYDGLHEGAAISATEVAKIMI; this is encoded by the coding sequence ATGAAAATAGCAATCATCGGAGGTGGAGCGTCAGGAATGCTCTGCGCCCACCTTCTTAATTCAAAGCATGATATAACCATATTCGAAAAAGATTCTATACTCGGTGGAAACATTCGAACTTTAAATAAAAATGTAAAACACTCAACGTTAAATGAAGATATTATAATTGATAACGGAGTAATAGAGTTTGCGCATAATCAATTTCCAACCTTCTTTAAAATCATGGAAGATTTGGGAGTAATTCTATCTAGTTTTCCGGGAAATGGAGCTCTTTATTTACACAATGGAGATTACTATCTGGGAAGAAATTTAATCAAAACAAAAGTAAAAGGCTTATTGAGTCAATCGAAAGAATATTTGAAGCTAATCAGTCTTTTCCCTGATTTATTCTTATTACAGATCAAGGTAAAATTAAAGCCAAAGCATATCGAAGAATATACAACGGGGGAATTATTTAGCAGAAGAATTTTGCACTGTTGGATGCGCTCTCTTGCTATGTATGCTCACTCCGTTCCTTATAAAGAAATTGATCGATATTATCCAGCCGAGCTTTGTATGTCCCTTTTCAAAACCTATGCTTTTGGCACTAAATGGTATACAATTCACACAGGAATTTACACTTATATTGAAAAAATTTTAGAATCCTTTAAAGGAAAAATTATTTTAAAAAGTAAAATCCAAGGAGTCACAAGAAATGAAAACAAAGTCCAAATTCAAATGGCTAATGGTGATTTGCTTATTTTTGATAAGATTGTATTTGCTTCTACACCGGATCAGATATTGAAACTCCTGAAAGATTCGACAAGCGATGAGAAAAAAAGATTTGGCGCTTGGAAGTCTCATCGTATTAAAACCATTATTCACACAGATAATTCTCTTTATGCGCAGTATCCATTGCAATATTATTCTGAGTTTGATATATTTGAAAGCTCGAAAGGAGACTTCGGCTATAACGGATATATGAATCGAATTGCAAGCCTGAACATGAATACATCTTACTTTATGGGATATAACATTGAAAAGCTGATCTCACCGAAAAAAATTCTACATAAACAAATTCATACAACCCCATTCTATACTGTAGAAGCAATGAGATATAGGAAAGAAATTAAAATAACAAATGGAGAGAATAATACTTGTTATGCGGGCGCTTATCTCTATGATGGATTACACGAAGGTGCAGCCATTTCCGCGACAGAGGTTGCCAAGATTATGATCTGA